A genomic stretch from Sporocytophaga myxococcoides DSM 11118 includes:
- a CDS encoding ATP-binding protein yields MRKIVLIAFLISLIGSIGYAYALPVDSVKVVVIDEKDKPVSAAKISIEGSKFFLTNKSGLFKFRPAKELEMPIKVVLDKAGFVIDEYIFYEEDKEIEIRVKKNEYFLKELIIKLLNDSGSVMANHILEYAGEEYHTDKKGIARIPKKRFVPEDFMVDGYNLDKINFAEKEQTYVLTLMPEVVELPKPALTDNTKDTMSMESILALTQEQLDSMIFDQYKEEFEKISAEIVEERRRLVESNSKIRDEIDHITNKLRNEKNLTDEQRGELQKYVSKLERSLIENSLAYNKAEEKTMSFIERLKFIIMQKDSINYIAIRKLQAAERQRIQAEKKVKRTIIISSIIAVALLLLAVVFYSIARKMRRQKKQLELSNGELGDIKDTLSEKLIESDKQKAMIEEQNQQLDMFVYKASHDIKGPLKSLLGLSKLGLTSVKDENSLELFTHIHKSITKLDKLVSDLLFLSKAKKVEINNSKINVSGLVQEVVNSYKNIEGYGNVNIDIEIPETIDFTSDYNLFYSVVQNFVENAIKYADNSKGDKYLKISASSDDEKTEFRFEDNGMGIEPEHLPKIFDMFYKISENSAGSGLGLYIVKYNVERLGGIIKVESELNKGSVFVLEFKKTAELVLN; encoded by the coding sequence ATGAGAAAGATTGTTTTGATAGCTTTTCTGATTTCACTTATAGGCAGTATAGGATATGCATATGCCTTGCCCGTGGATTCAGTGAAAGTTGTTGTGATTGATGAGAAGGATAAACCTGTTTCAGCTGCTAAGATCTCCATCGAAGGGAGCAAATTTTTTTTAACTAACAAATCAGGACTATTCAAATTCAGACCTGCTAAGGAGCTTGAGATGCCTATTAAGGTTGTTCTTGACAAAGCAGGCTTTGTAATCGACGAATATATTTTTTACGAAGAAGACAAAGAAATTGAAATAAGAGTCAAGAAGAATGAATATTTCCTTAAGGAGTTAATCATAAAGCTTTTAAATGATTCCGGCTCTGTTATGGCCAATCACATACTTGAGTATGCAGGAGAGGAATATCATACAGATAAAAAGGGAATTGCCCGAATTCCTAAAAAGAGGTTTGTCCCTGAAGATTTCATGGTTGACGGTTATAATCTTGATAAAATCAACTTTGCGGAAAAGGAGCAGACTTATGTATTGACTCTGATGCCTGAAGTAGTTGAATTACCAAAGCCTGCTCTGACAGACAATACTAAAGATACCATGAGTATGGAAAGCATTCTGGCTCTTACCCAGGAGCAGCTAGATTCCATGATTTTTGATCAGTATAAAGAGGAGTTTGAAAAGATATCTGCTGAAATAGTTGAAGAGCGGAGAAGATTGGTTGAAAGCAATTCCAAAATCAGAGATGAGATTGACCATATCACCAATAAGCTTAGAAACGAAAAAAACCTGACGGATGAACAAAGAGGGGAATTACAGAAATATGTAAGTAAGCTTGAAAGGTCACTTATTGAAAACTCTCTTGCATACAACAAGGCAGAAGAAAAGACTATGTCTTTTATAGAACGTCTTAAGTTTATCATCATGCAGAAGGATTCTATCAATTACATCGCGATAAGGAAACTTCAGGCAGCAGAAAGACAAAGAATACAGGCAGAGAAGAAGGTTAAAAGAACGATTATAATTTCCAGTATCATTGCGGTTGCTTTACTATTGCTTGCGGTGGTATTCTATTCTATTGCCAGAAAGATGAGAAGGCAGAAAAAGCAACTTGAATTATCTAACGGTGAGTTAGGTGATATTAAAGATACGCTGTCTGAGAAATTAATAGAAAGTGATAAGCAGAAAGCAATGATAGAGGAGCAGAATCAGCAGCTTGACATGTTTGTATACAAAGCTTCTCATGATATTAAAGGTCCGCTGAAATCACTTCTTGGGCTTTCCAAACTTGGACTTACAAGTGTGAAAGATGAAAATTCGCTTGAGCTATTTACCCACATCCATAAGAGTATTACCAAACTAGACAAGCTGGTTTCTGATTTATTATTCCTTTCAAAAGCTAAGAAAGTTGAAATTAATAACTCAAAAATTAATGTAAGCGGATTAGTGCAGGAGGTAGTGAACAGCTATAAAAACATAGAGGGATATGGAAATGTAAATATTGATATTGAAATTCCTGAAACAATTGATTTCACTTCAGATTATAATCTGTTTTATTCTGTAGTTCAGAATTTTGTTGAGAATGCGATCAAATATGCTGATAACAGCAAAGGTGATAAATATCTTAAAATAAGCGCCAGCTCAGATGATGAAAAGACGGAGTTCAGGTTTGAAGATAATGGGATGGGGATTGAGCCGGAGCATTTGCCTAAGATATTTGATATGTTTTATAAAATAAGCGAAAACTCTGCAGGTTCAGGTCTTGGCTTATATATAGTCAAATACAATGTTGAAAGACTTGGCGGTATTATAAAAGTAGAAAGCGAATTGAATAAGGGGTCTGTTTTCGTACTTGAGTTTAAAAAAACTGCCGAATTGGTTCTAAATTAA